From a region of the Xyrauchen texanus isolate HMW12.3.18 chromosome 39, RBS_HiC_50CHRs, whole genome shotgun sequence genome:
- the LOC127632823 gene encoding transcription factor HES-5-like, translating to MTPTIISKEHLPLNNKMRKPTVEKMRRERINSSIEQLKCLLAPEFLKQQPDSQLEYPDILEMKTQRRHLQNLQTSCEQNRRKSVLPQLNSSDQNTFSKEMNVNKSAVWRPC from the exons ATGACACCTACAATCATCTCAAAGGAGCATCTCCCTCTCAACAACAAG atGAGAAAGCCGACAGTGGAGAAGATGCGCAGAGAACGTATCAACAGCAGCATTGAGCAGCTCAAGTGTCTTCTGGCTCCAGAGTTCCTCAAGCAGCAGCCTGATTCCCAGCTGGAATATCCAGATATCCTGGAGATGAAGACACAGAGAAGACACTTGCAGAACCTGCAGACATCATGTGAGCAGAACAGGAGGAAAAGTGTCCTGCCTCAGCTGAACTCCTCAGACCAGAACACCTTCAGTAAAGAGATGAATGTCAACAAGAGCGCCGTCTGGAGGCCTTGTTAG